One segment of Paenibacillus rhizovicinus DNA contains the following:
- a CDS encoding LacI family DNA-binding transcriptional regulator: protein MMKSVTVYDIAKEANVSVATVSRVLNNTAPVKASTRERIQGLINKYQFQPNALARSLIKKETGMIGIILPDITNPFFPEVLAGLEQEARKQGYTFFLCDTGSSNLDIKEQYKRESQYLNILLEKQVDGIIMLGGRIDLHKCPKEMAKEVAEINKRVPLVFINGNLPGAKFHRVVIDEVAGGRMVTEHLIGLGHRDIAFIGGYPQMSNTVGRLEGFRAAMADAGLTVHEDWIDHGGFSVQRGKNMMGRLLDMEGDRPTAVVCANDLVGIGAIKAAVKAGLQVPRDISITGVDGVPLAASVIPELTTMSLRCLELGRSAAFVMHQLISKSADVNLLTTLTPELTIRESTAPPPSRK, encoded by the coding sequence ATGATGAAATCGGTTACAGTGTATGACATCGCCAAAGAAGCCAACGTATCGGTCGCTACGGTTTCACGCGTTCTGAATAACACGGCCCCCGTCAAGGCATCAACTCGTGAGCGCATTCAAGGCTTAATCAACAAGTACCAATTTCAGCCGAACGCCTTGGCGCGCAGCCTGATCAAGAAAGAAACAGGCATGATCGGCATTATTTTGCCGGATATCACGAATCCGTTCTTCCCGGAAGTGCTCGCGGGACTGGAGCAGGAAGCGCGCAAGCAGGGGTATACTTTCTTTCTATGCGACACCGGTTCGTCCAATTTGGACATCAAGGAACAGTACAAGCGCGAATCGCAGTACTTGAACATTCTCTTGGAGAAACAGGTGGACGGCATCATCATGCTCGGCGGCCGGATCGACTTGCACAAGTGCCCCAAGGAAATGGCCAAGGAAGTGGCGGAAATCAATAAACGGGTGCCGCTCGTATTCATCAACGGCAACTTACCGGGAGCGAAGTTTCACCGCGTCGTTATCGACGAGGTGGCCGGCGGCCGGATGGTGACCGAGCATCTCATCGGACTTGGACACCGCGACATCGCGTTCATCGGCGGCTATCCGCAAATGTCCAACACGGTCGGGCGTCTCGAAGGTTTCCGAGCAGCTATGGCGGATGCAGGTCTGACTGTGCACGAGGACTGGATCGATCATGGGGGCTTCTCCGTCCAGCGCGGCAAAAACATGATGGGCCGGCTGCTCGACATGGAGGGCGATCGTCCTACCGCGGTCGTCTGCGCAAACGATCTCGTTGGCATCGGTGCCATCAAAGCCGCGGTAAAAGCCGGGCTCCAAGTGCCGCGGGACATCTCCATTACGGGCGTCGACGGTGTTCCATTGGCGGCCAGCGTCATCCCGGAACTGACAACGATGTCCTTGCGATGCCTGGAGCTTGGGCGATCCGCCGCTTTCGTCATGCATCAGCTGATTTCAAAATCCGCCGACGTGAATTTGCTGACCACGCTGACGCCGGAGCTGACCATTCGGGAGAGCACGGCCCCGCCGCCGTCCCGGAAATAA
- a CDS encoding general stress protein, protein MSYKIAIFDTENDAIKAVQALEQAGFTKTEMTVIAKDREHSRRIESETNVHADELQDLADTRSAVDQHGLDDPRVIAPISATQGFGMTGTFTGGFAYPGTSFVVAGAFMDDDNSMNSALSDLGVESGDVDECRTAIANGAIIIAAETGSDGTNGGPDLTRGGTAEAAFRSCGATRIL, encoded by the coding sequence ATGAGCTATAAAATCGCGATTTTCGACACGGAGAACGATGCGATCAAGGCGGTCCAGGCGTTGGAGCAAGCCGGCTTCACGAAGACGGAGATGACCGTCATCGCGAAGGACAGGGAGCACTCCCGTCGGATCGAGTCGGAGACGAACGTCCATGCCGACGAGCTGCAGGATTTGGCGGATACGCGTTCCGCGGTCGATCAGCACGGGTTGGATGACCCCCGCGTTATCGCGCCGATCTCCGCAACGCAGGGGTTCGGCATGACAGGGACGTTCACGGGCGGATTCGCCTACCCCGGTACTTCATTCGTGGTAGCAGGCGCGTTCATGGACGATGACAACAGCATGAACAGCGCGTTGTCCGATCTCGGCGTGGAGTCCGGCGACGTGGATGAATGCCGGACGGCCATCGCGAACGGCGCGATCATCATCGCGGCCGAAACCGGCAGCGACGGCACGAACGGCGGTCCGGATTTGACTCGCGGCGGAACGGCGGAGGCAGCGTTCAGAAGCTGCGGAGCAACGCGGATTTTGTAG
- a CDS encoding transcriptional regulator has product MARFDQAYEDWMNAVIAQEDNHRRREILEKGLGHGTVEFLRSVWFPAVKNFNGLQPEWEVRDFDNGYRYLDLAYMPGGDVKGGIEIQGYGTHARDLDVRRFKDLCWRHCLLALDDWIFLPIAYLSITEEPKRCQQLVLAFIGKFVAEDVAEESSWLEAETVRFARRLLRPFAPLELASHLQISVTHARRVLHRTVEKRQLIVASGRNRYRTYALRIQ; this is encoded by the coding sequence ATAGCAAGATTTGATCAAGCCTACGAGGACTGGATGAACGCTGTCATTGCGCAGGAGGACAATCACAGAAGACGTGAAATACTGGAGAAAGGTCTTGGCCATGGAACGGTTGAATTTCTGCGATCGGTTTGGTTTCCGGCTGTGAAAAATTTCAATGGTTTGCAGCCCGAATGGGAGGTCCGCGACTTCGACAATGGCTATCGATATTTGGATTTGGCTTATATGCCAGGCGGTGATGTAAAGGGCGGCATTGAGATTCAAGGCTATGGGACTCATGCAAGAGACCTCGACGTTCGGCGGTTCAAGGACTTATGCTGGCGGCATTGTTTGTTGGCACTGGACGACTGGATCTTTTTGCCGATTGCCTATTTATCGATTACCGAGGAGCCGAAGCGATGCCAGCAGCTCGTCCTTGCTTTTATCGGCAAATTCGTGGCAGAGGATGTGGCTGAAGAGTCGAGCTGGTTGGAAGCCGAGACAGTCCGATTCGCGAGACGACTGCTGCGTCCATTTGCACCGTTGGAGCTTGCTTCCCATTTGCAAATTTCAGTTACACACGCGAGGAGGGTGCTTCATCGGACGGTGGAGAAGCGGCAGCTGATTGTCGCGAGCGGGAGGAATCGATATCGCACCTACGCCTTACGAATCCAATAA
- a CDS encoding GyrI-like domain-containing protein yields MDVLTQLNRAMKYIEAHLGEDIELDNVATVTTYSAYHFGRLFYYIAEMPLSEYIRKRKLSLAAMALQSSQVKVADLAVQYGYDSADSFTRAFVKQPGVTPTAARQWGFMLRIYPPLTFQIRIKGMQEMNWRIEEREAFEVYGIERIFKQEELGKIADFWDECLQSGRHKQLEVDADALYAIMGYGDAAPNAMPYMICGMKRADSDTKGFTTVQVPKRTWAVFRAEGLSDHSNEHCQIPQLFNRAYSEWLPTSGYDKVDGPDMEVYSGPDATGKCLEEVWIPVV; encoded by the coding sequence ATGGACGTATTAACGCAGCTCAACCGCGCGATGAAATATATCGAGGCGCATCTGGGCGAAGATATTGAACTGGACAACGTCGCAACGGTTACCACGTATTCGGCCTATCATTTCGGCAGATTGTTTTATTATATTGCAGAGATGCCGCTATCCGAATACATTCGGAAACGCAAATTGTCGCTGGCCGCCATGGCGCTTCAGAGCAGCCAAGTCAAAGTCGCGGACCTGGCCGTTCAATACGGTTATGACAGCGCCGACAGCTTCACGCGGGCGTTCGTGAAACAGCCCGGCGTAACGCCTACAGCCGCGCGGCAATGGGGCTTCATGCTGCGAATCTATCCTCCGCTCACCTTTCAAATTCGGATTAAGGGAATGCAGGAGATGAACTGGCGGATCGAGGAGCGGGAAGCGTTCGAGGTATACGGCATCGAGCGGATTTTCAAGCAGGAGGAGCTCGGCAAGATAGCGGACTTCTGGGATGAGTGCTTGCAAAGCGGAAGGCATAAACAGCTCGAGGTCGATGCGGATGCGCTGTATGCCATCATGGGGTATGGGGATGCCGCCCCTAACGCAATGCCGTACATGATATGCGGGATGAAGCGAGCTGATTCCGACACGAAAGGGTTTACGACTGTGCAAGTGCCCAAACGAACTTGGGCGGTATTCCGTGCCGAGGGATTGAGCGACCATAGCAACGAGCACTGCCAAATTCCGCAGTTGTTCAACCGCGCCTACAGCGAATGGCTGCCGACGTCAGGCTACGATAAAGTAGACGGACCTGATATGGAAGTTTATTCTGGACCAGACGCGACGGGAAAATGTTTGGAGGAAGTGTGGATTCCGGTTGTGTGA
- a CDS encoding STAS domain-containing protein: MKQNDKLFVRTENQTGKCIVYIGGELDLESAVQMRAVMSPLIELTDRELILNLRELHYVDSTGIGILVSVLKARHAKEAPFAVEAVPPHIRKLFDMTGITPFLLKA, encoded by the coding sequence ATGAAGCAAAATGATAAACTATTCGTTCGAACGGAAAACCAGACAGGAAAGTGCATCGTCTATATCGGAGGCGAGTTGGATTTGGAATCCGCCGTCCAGATGAGAGCGGTCATGTCCCCCCTCATCGAGTTAACCGATCGCGAGCTCATCCTGAATTTGCGCGAGCTGCATTACGTGGACAGTACAGGAATCGGCATTCTAGTGTCCGTCCTGAAGGCGCGCCACGCGAAGGAAGCACCGTTCGCTGTGGAAGCCGTGCCGCCCCATATCCGCAAGCTGTTCGACATGACCGGCATTACGCCGTTTCTTCTAAAAGCTTAA
- the rsbW gene encoding anti-sigma B factor RsbW yields MNLTEDVITLQVPASAEYIDLVRLTLYGLAVKMGFSYEEIEDMKVAVSEACNNAVLYAYGDLNTGVAAQAPMPSPRIEVRLVKRDDALSIVVKDDGRSFDAAAAARKAQPVNGKTIDDLQAGGLGLYLMQALMDDVEVNSEMGTEVVLTKRLVKSGEM; encoded by the coding sequence ATGAACTTAACGGAGGATGTAATAACGCTGCAAGTGCCCGCGTCCGCAGAATATATTGATTTGGTGCGGCTGACCTTGTACGGGCTGGCCGTCAAAATGGGCTTCTCCTACGAAGAAATCGAAGATATGAAAGTCGCCGTTTCGGAAGCCTGCAACAATGCGGTGCTGTATGCGTACGGCGATTTGAACACCGGCGTGGCCGCACAGGCGCCGATGCCTTCGCCGCGGATCGAAGTTCGCCTCGTGAAGCGTGACGACGCGCTCTCCATCGTGGTGAAGGACGATGGCCGCAGCTTTGATGCGGCGGCTGCCGCTCGCAAGGCGCAGCCGGTGAACGGCAAAACCATCGATGATCTGCAAGCAGGCGGTTTGGGACTCTATTTGATGCAAGCGCTGATGGACGACGTTGAAGTGAACAGCGAGATGGGCACGGAAGTGGTTCTAACAAAGCGGTTGGTGAAGAGTGGTGAAATGTGA
- a CDS encoding sigma-70 family RNA polymerase sigma factor: MSPQPAKQPPITGAELIIAYQDSPDNEIAEQLIAHYEPMVRMAAGKISRNRPDLYEDLMQVGQIALLRLFSQFDSSLGVQFEPYAMKSIIGHMKNYLRDKSWYVQVPRRIKEKGIAVQQAIDELTVKLERSPLIEEIALHMSLTVEETTEILAGRDLYHYVSLDTPISEEDNAASLGDLLGSPGDDFEDVDRRLDLQAAMSQLKPQEQEVLMLAYTDGLPQRHIADQLGISQMSISRIQRRAIDKLKVLLGEQEES, translated from the coding sequence ATGAGCCCGCAGCCGGCCAAGCAACCACCGATTACCGGCGCCGAGCTCATTATCGCTTATCAGGACAGTCCCGACAATGAGATCGCAGAACAGCTGATTGCGCATTATGAGCCCATGGTTCGAATGGCAGCCGGAAAAATCTCGCGTAACCGCCCCGACTTGTACGAGGATCTCATGCAGGTCGGCCAAATCGCCCTTCTACGCTTGTTCAGCCAGTTCGACAGCTCCCTTGGCGTACAGTTCGAACCCTATGCCATGAAGAGCATTATCGGACATATGAAGAATTACCTCCGCGACAAATCCTGGTACGTCCAGGTACCGCGCCGGATCAAAGAAAAAGGCATTGCCGTCCAGCAGGCGATCGACGAATTGACCGTCAAGCTGGAACGGTCCCCGTTGATCGAAGAAATCGCCTTGCACATGTCGCTTACCGTCGAGGAAACGACCGAGATTCTTGCGGGCCGCGACCTGTACCATTACGTATCGCTGGACACGCCGATTTCCGAGGAAGACAATGCCGCCTCCCTCGGCGATTTGCTGGGATCGCCGGGCGACGATTTCGAAGACGTCGACAGGCGGCTCGACCTGCAAGCGGCGATGTCGCAGCTCAAGCCCCAGGAGCAGGAAGTGCTGATGCTAGCTTATACAGACGGACTTCCGCAGCGTCATATCGCCGATCAGCTCGGCATCTCGCAGATGAGTATTTCGCGCATTCAGCGGCGCGCCATCGACAAGCTGAAGGTATTGCTCGGCGAACAAGAGGAATCTTGA
- a CDS encoding magnesium transporter CorA family protein, which produces MMHRLLQFPSQWEWHMLHTKRPAVSGLTRSRKAARGSAAEQNEPDVGPAVAELDIKQAYPEFAAWLQDVESSVHNQIGVSELPGGKSILQGTLMFQASDDENDIQHLHFRVTHDKLVTYQSDLRLSLRLQIDPWQEKLQRCKSAPEAFFVMLSNILETFHAGLDRFEARLGELEQSMSRHNKTGLMNVIFERRYELLHWSHLFIPIKETQDAAKEAFMNELAELEEFKRLELRLERVQGLLSHYAAEIDTLLMMDDAISNFRGNDIMKTLTIFTALFMPATVIGAVWGMNFKDIPWAGERWGFITVSSIIIVTTLLIYWWLWHKGWTGDLLNGRSRSDIVGSSRSSSRDADDELPGGGANGEDLPQPPRRSRGSRKETSISLTYKDAPAARAGTTDDDPAPLPSRSNRNHTPIE; this is translated from the coding sequence ATGATGCATCGGTTGCTGCAATTTCCATCGCAATGGGAATGGCATATGCTGCACACCAAACGGCCGGCCGTCTCCGGTCTGACCCGCAGCAGGAAAGCCGCCCGAGGCTCCGCCGCGGAACAGAACGAACCGGACGTCGGACCTGCCGTAGCCGAGCTTGACATCAAGCAGGCTTACCCGGAATTCGCCGCTTGGCTTCAGGACGTCGAAAGTTCCGTACACAACCAAATAGGGGTATCCGAGCTTCCCGGAGGAAAGTCCATCTTGCAGGGGACGCTGATGTTTCAGGCCTCGGACGACGAGAACGACATCCAGCATCTTCACTTCCGGGTTACGCACGATAAGCTTGTGACTTACCAAAGCGATTTGCGCCTTTCTCTTCGCCTTCAGATCGACCCTTGGCAGGAGAAGCTGCAGCGCTGCAAATCGGCGCCGGAAGCGTTCTTCGTGATGCTTAGCAATATATTGGAAACCTTCCATGCCGGATTGGACCGCTTCGAGGCCCGGCTCGGCGAGCTGGAGCAGAGCATGAGCCGCCATAACAAAACCGGGCTCATGAACGTGATCTTCGAACGGCGGTACGAGCTGCTTCACTGGAGCCATCTGTTTATTCCGATCAAGGAGACGCAGGACGCGGCCAAAGAAGCATTCATGAACGAGCTGGCCGAGTTAGAAGAATTCAAGCGGCTGGAACTGCGGCTGGAGCGCGTTCAGGGCTTGCTCAGCCATTATGCGGCGGAGATCGATACGCTGCTGATGATGGACGACGCGATCTCCAACTTCCGGGGCAACGATATCATGAAGACGCTCACGATCTTCACGGCCCTGTTCATGCCCGCTACGGTCATCGGAGCGGTATGGGGGATGAACTTCAAGGATATTCCGTGGGCCGGCGAGCGCTGGGGCTTCATTACCGTCAGCTCCATCATCATCGTCACGACATTGCTGATCTATTGGTGGCTGTGGCATAAAGGATGGACGGGCGACTTGCTGAACGGCCGTTCGAGAAGCGACATCGTGGGGAGCTCGCGGTCTTCCTCCAGAGACGCCGACGATGAACTGCCCGGCGGCGGAGCGAACGGAGAGGATCTCCCTCAACCGCCTCGCCGCAGCCGGGGCTCAAGGAAAGAAACCAGCATCTCGCTAACGTACAAGGACGCTCCGGCCGCGAGAGCAGGGACGACAGACGACGATCCCGCGCCGCTGCCTTCGCGGTCGAATCGCAACCATACCCCGATCGAATAA
- a CDS encoding PP2C family protein-serine/threonine phosphatase codes for MRIAVVDDNPMNITVVKEILKRAGYSDMLTAASGMELFGLLGLDAKGNEPADMAGGDWHGIDLILLDMMMPGVDGITACQRIQQSPRLRDIPIIMVTAIGDSKKLAEALDAGAIDYVTKPINRIELLARIRVALRLKEQKDWHKERDRRMREELQLAKEVQYAALPQPVDDEGMAIDAIYRPSEELSGDLYAWHRIDDNRYGIAVIDAMGHGISSSLASMFIASVLKEAMTKQVEPKRVVKELNRRSHQLQFADQLIQYYFTGLYMVVDLNKGVLEYVNAGHPPGLVIRGDGRVENFALGGMAIGLFSEMALEKHTIDIRSGDRVLLFTDGLYDLVGSDYEEDREVSLTELLRPFCSRTPVKALEEVLFGGEQREGAESDDRCLVVVDIK; via the coding sequence ATGCGCATCGCCGTCGTGGACGATAATCCGATGAATATCACCGTCGTGAAAGAAATTCTGAAACGAGCGGGCTATTCAGATATGCTGACGGCGGCAAGCGGGATGGAATTATTCGGCTTGCTTGGCTTGGATGCGAAAGGCAACGAACCCGCGGACATGGCGGGAGGAGACTGGCACGGCATCGATTTGATCTTGCTCGATATGATGATGCCCGGCGTGGACGGCATAACGGCATGCCAGCGCATCCAGCAGTCGCCGCGACTGAGAGACATCCCCATTATCATGGTCACGGCAATCGGCGATTCGAAGAAGCTCGCCGAAGCGCTGGATGCCGGGGCGATCGATTACGTGACGAAACCGATTAATCGGATCGAGCTGCTGGCGCGCATACGCGTTGCGCTGCGCTTGAAGGAACAGAAGGATTGGCATAAGGAACGCGACCGCCGCATGCGGGAGGAATTGCAATTGGCGAAGGAAGTCCAGTACGCGGCGCTTCCGCAGCCGGTGGACGACGAAGGCATGGCCATCGACGCGATCTACCGTCCGTCGGAGGAACTCTCCGGCGACTTGTATGCATGGCACCGGATCGACGACAACCGTTACGGCATTGCCGTCATCGACGCGATGGGACACGGCATCAGTTCGTCGCTCGCCAGCATGTTCATCGCTTCCGTGCTGAAGGAAGCCATGACGAAACAAGTGGAACCGAAGCGGGTCGTCAAGGAATTGAACCGCCGCTCGCATCAGCTGCAATTTGCGGACCAGCTCATCCAGTATTATTTTACGGGCTTGTACATGGTCGTGGATTTGAACAAAGGGGTGCTGGAATACGTGAATGCGGGGCATCCGCCGGGGCTGGTGATTCGCGGCGACGGCAGGGTCGAGAACTTCGCGCTCGGCGGGATGGCCATCGGCCTGTTCAGCGAGATGGCGCTGGAGAAACATACGATCGATATCCGCTCGGGCGACCGGGTCTTGTTATTCACGGACGGCTTGTATGACCTTGTCGGCAGCGATTACGAGGAAGACCGGGAAGTGAGCTTGACGGAGCTGCTGAGGCCGTTCTGCAGCAGGACGCCGGTTAAGGCGTTGGAGGAAGTGCTGTTCGGAGGCGAGCAGCGCGAAGGCGCGGAGTCGGACGATCGTTGTCTGGTGGTCGTGGACATCAAGTAG
- a CDS encoding lipase family protein, whose amino-acid sequence MNNSSAMDLRTAIFLAAVCSQTYVQYDNGGLFLTPETYSLVGPFYASSYAGKEEPFGFVLESDRGVILAFRGTVSPTDWITDMIAQQTAFKPISKNCMTHRGFTEVYMSARDAIYKLLNQTSADKPLFVTGHSLGGALATLASLDIAVNRKPVSLINYTFGAPRVGDPSFVRSYNAAVPISFRVQNEFDVVPHLPPLVYTSPKTDKSYYYLHVKEEVKRSFRNGSVGSNHVIGSYFADLAKDAPGFTAAICSGPPGWCPLR is encoded by the coding sequence ATGAACAACAGCAGCGCGATGGACTTGCGAACGGCGATCTTCCTGGCGGCCGTGTGCAGTCAAACCTACGTGCAATATGATAACGGCGGGCTGTTCCTAACGCCGGAAACCTATTCGCTGGTCGGTCCGTTCTACGCGTCCTCGTATGCCGGCAAAGAAGAGCCGTTCGGCTTCGTGCTGGAATCCGACCGCGGCGTTATCCTCGCCTTCCGCGGCACAGTCTCGCCGACGGACTGGATTACGGACATGATCGCCCAGCAGACGGCCTTCAAGCCGATCAGCAAGAACTGCATGACGCACCGGGGGTTCACCGAGGTCTACATGTCCGCGCGCGATGCGATCTATAAGCTGCTGAACCAAACTTCCGCGGATAAGCCGCTGTTCGTAACCGGCCACAGTCTCGGAGGAGCGCTGGCGACGCTGGCTTCGCTCGATATCGCCGTCAACCGCAAACCGGTCAGCCTGATCAATTACACATTCGGCGCACCTCGCGTCGGAGACCCCAGCTTCGTGCGCAGCTACAATGCCGCCGTGCCGATCTCCTTCCGCGTGCAGAACGAATTCGACGTCGTGCCGCATCTGCCGCCGCTCGTCTACACATCACCCAAGACGGACAAATCTTACTACTACCTGCATGTCAAAGAAGAAGTAAAGCGAAGCTTCCGCAATGGATCCGTCGGCAGCAATCACGTCATCGGCAGCTATTTCGCCGATTTGGCAAAGGACGCGCCAGGCTTTACGGCCGCTATCTGCTCGGGACCTCCGGGCTGGTGTCCGCTAAGGTGA
- a CDS encoding MmcQ/YjbR family DNA-binding protein, translating to MKPIIDYCLSMKCAEKDYPFGPEPLVMKVGGKMFALIADNTISLKCDPVIAENLREQHEAVKPGYHLNKKHWNTVTVDGTIPLEEIDDMIAHSYALVFKGLPKSERSRIDALLRLP from the coding sequence ATGAAACCCATTATAGACTACTGCTTGTCCATGAAATGCGCCGAGAAGGATTACCCGTTCGGACCGGAACCGCTCGTCATGAAGGTCGGCGGCAAAATGTTCGCGCTCATCGCGGACAATACGATTTCGCTCAAATGCGACCCCGTCATCGCCGAAAACTTGCGCGAGCAGCATGAAGCGGTGAAGCCGGGCTACCACCTGAACAAGAAGCATTGGAATACGGTAACGGTCGACGGCACGATCCCGCTCGAGGAGATCGACGACATGATCGCCCATTCCTACGCGCTGGTCTTCAAGGGGCTGCCGAAGTCGGAACGCAGCCGAATCGATGCGCTGCTTCGGCTCCCCTAA
- a CDS encoding MEKHLA domain-containing protein, which yields MQQQGMGIGARERHALIILNSYRKLIGKPLLVTNADKSAAEQLFEAPIAVLSHGTQQDPVLNYGNRTALGLWEMDETAFTAMASKHTAEPMIQEERQRFLEAVAAKGYIDDYSGVRIAASGKRFRIEEAVVWNLYDEAGGYYGQAAAFARYTRL from the coding sequence ATGCAGCAGCAAGGAATGGGCATCGGCGCGAGAGAGCGCCATGCGTTGATCATACTGAATAGTTATCGGAAGCTGATCGGGAAGCCGCTGCTGGTGACGAACGCGGACAAGTCGGCGGCGGAGCAGCTGTTCGAAGCTCCGATAGCGGTGCTGTCCCATGGCACGCAGCAGGATCCGGTGCTTAATTACGGCAATCGAACTGCTCTTGGCCTCTGGGAAATGGACGAGACCGCATTTACGGCCATGGCTTCGAAGCATACGGCCGAACCGATGATACAGGAGGAGCGGCAACGGTTTCTCGAAGCGGTGGCGGCGAAGGGGTATATCGACGATTACAGCGGCGTGCGCATTGCGGCCAGCGGGAAACGGTTTCGCATCGAAGAAGCGGTTGTCTGGAATTTATACGACGAAGCAGGCGGGTACTATGGACAAGCCGCGGCTTTCGCGCGCTATACGCGGTTGTAA
- a CDS encoding glycosyl hydrolase — MKIYRKPVSFGKKLLLLSAATIIAFTAVRTQDVHAMDVWGIYKEAQKLDEKGKYAEAIAKYQSIAPEFANKKEYGNAAGMYLRIGNDYAKLKKYDDAVAAWDLESKYYGLAGNTQVSIAAKRSADMLRSKGSLFVETTAAAAGSANTHGAKFEPKNGAFIGAYAELDPAVHNSKTANPFYTDQFPVMTGKKHAAYLEYFTYGKPLSSIQSHIDHARAAGTAIELGVQPLEGLDQVQDNEYLHQLARDIEASGVKVFLRFANEMNGDWVKWHVEPKLYIEKFQLVAKVFHKEAPNNVVMVWAPDRLPEYSIASYYPGDAAVDWVGVSLYSIFDPSLDPLKQGEDRSSHLDKFDNIYKLYASRKPVFISEGGVSYMYPEKKLDKSDWAVYKLKEFYATLPMLYPKVKAVFYFDSNHDASARIKYYMLSANQKLLAGYKQAVNNPFYLSNIGDESPVAYKAISAASPVTAAVQSVSAYVKTWSPTLAKVTYEIGSKTVATTTSLPWTAKIDFAPYKGKKIDVVIKAYDGKNTLVTTQKVPVAVK; from the coding sequence GTGAAGATTTACCGTAAGCCGGTGTCGTTCGGCAAGAAGCTTCTGCTGCTGTCGGCGGCAACGATTATTGCGTTCACGGCCGTACGAACGCAAGACGTGCATGCCATGGACGTATGGGGGATTTATAAGGAAGCCCAGAAGCTCGACGAGAAAGGCAAATATGCCGAAGCGATTGCCAAGTACCAGTCGATCGCGCCTGAATTCGCCAATAAAAAAGAATACGGCAATGCCGCGGGGATGTATCTCCGAATCGGCAATGATTATGCCAAACTGAAGAAATACGACGATGCCGTCGCCGCTTGGGATCTGGAATCCAAGTATTACGGATTAGCCGGCAACACCCAAGTCAGCATCGCCGCGAAGCGCAGCGCGGACATGCTTCGCAGCAAAGGGAGCTTATTCGTCGAGACGACCGCGGCCGCGGCCGGCAGCGCCAATACGCACGGCGCGAAGTTCGAGCCGAAGAACGGGGCGTTCATCGGCGCCTATGCGGAGCTTGACCCGGCCGTCCATAATTCCAAGACAGCCAACCCGTTCTATACCGATCAGTTCCCGGTGATGACGGGGAAGAAACACGCGGCATACTTGGAATATTTCACGTACGGGAAGCCGTTGTCGAGCATCCAGAGCCACATCGACCACGCGCGCGCGGCAGGCACGGCGATCGAGCTCGGCGTTCAGCCGCTGGAAGGACTGGACCAGGTGCAGGACAACGAGTACCTGCATCAGCTGGCCCGCGACATCGAGGCCTCCGGCGTGAAGGTGTTCCTCCGTTTCGCGAATGAAATGAACGGCGACTGGGTGAAATGGCATGTCGAGCCGAAGCTCTACATCGAGAAGTTCCAGCTCGTGGCGAAGGTGTTCCACAAGGAAGCGCCGAACAACGTCGTCATGGTGTGGGCACCGGATCGTCTGCCGGAATATAGCATTGCCTCCTACTATCCAGGCGATGCAGCGGTGGATTGGGTCGGCGTCAGCCTCTACTCGATCTTCGATCCGTCGCTCGATCCGCTCAAGCAGGGAGAGGACCGTTCGAGCCACCTCGATAAGTTCGATAATATTTACAAGCTGTATGCCAGCCGCAAGCCGGTGTTCATCTCCGAAGGCGGCGTCTCCTACATGTACCCGGAGAAGAAGCTGGATAAGTCCGACTGGGCCGTGTACAAATTGAAAGAGTTTTACGCGACGCTTCCGATGCTCTATCCGAAGGTGAAAGCCGTCTTCTACTTCGACAGCAACCACGACGCATCGGCACGGATCAAGTATTACATGCTGTCCGCCAACCAGAAGCTGCTTGCCGGCTACAAGCAAGCGGTCAACAATCCGTTCTACCTGAGCAATATCGGCGACGAATCGCCGGTTGCCTACAAGGCGATCAGCGCTGCTTCGCCTGTAACGGCGGCTGTCCAAAGCGTCTCCGCCTACGTGAAAACATGGTCCCCGACGCTGGCCAAGGTAACCTATGAGATCGGCAGCAAAACCGTCGCGACGACGACCTCGCTTCCTTGGACGGCCAAAATCGATTTCGCGCCGTACAAAGGCAAGAAGATCGATGTCGTCATCAAAGCGTACGACGGCAAGAATACGCTCGTCACCACGCAGAAAGTGCCTGTCGCGGTCAAATAA